In Streptomyces violaceusniger Tu 4113, one DNA window encodes the following:
- a CDS encoding TIGR03619 family F420-dependent LLM class oxidoreductase, which yields MINDDLSGAGPAHETGPHIGLILALTIRGLAVGNYPDMTRAAQAAESYGFDSVWLCDHFLTLSPDDYVRDAGITAGPETDTDDQQSRSSSLPLLECWTALSALSRDTTTVRLGTSVLCNSYRYPAVLAKMAATLDVISGGRLDLGMGAGWFQQEYEAYGIPFPSTGDRVTALGESLQVMRQVWTEPHPTFHGDFYSIDGAVCDPPPLQQPHPPLWVGGEGLRVHRIAARHANGVNVRWWPAEKCAERRALLDRECEAIGRDPASLRLSITTLLAPTDSAAEQDELRARFKSIPDTGLITGTPQACIERIRAYQDAGIDHFLFTIPDVADSTYLDTVGEQILPHIKPARHTQPA from the coding sequence ATGATCAACGACGATCTCTCCGGCGCAGGCCCCGCCCACGAGACCGGGCCCCACATCGGGCTGATCCTGGCCCTGACCATCCGCGGCCTCGCCGTGGGCAACTACCCCGACATGACCCGCGCCGCGCAGGCGGCCGAGTCCTACGGATTCGACTCCGTGTGGCTGTGCGACCACTTCCTGACCCTCAGCCCCGACGACTACGTCCGCGACGCGGGCATCACGGCCGGACCCGAGACGGACACCGACGACCAGCAGAGCCGGTCGTCATCCCTTCCGCTGCTCGAATGCTGGACCGCACTGTCGGCCCTGTCCCGCGACACCACCACCGTGCGCCTGGGCACCAGCGTGCTGTGCAACTCCTACCGCTACCCTGCCGTGCTCGCCAAGATGGCCGCCACCCTCGATGTCATCTCCGGCGGCCGGCTGGACCTGGGCATGGGAGCGGGCTGGTTCCAGCAGGAGTACGAGGCATACGGCATCCCCTTCCCCTCGACCGGGGACCGGGTCACCGCGCTCGGCGAATCACTGCAGGTGATGCGCCAGGTGTGGACAGAGCCACACCCCACCTTCCACGGCGACTTCTACAGCATCGACGGCGCGGTCTGCGACCCGCCCCCGCTCCAGCAGCCCCATCCGCCGCTGTGGGTGGGCGGCGAGGGACTACGTGTCCACCGCATCGCCGCACGGCACGCAAACGGCGTCAACGTCCGCTGGTGGCCCGCCGAGAAGTGCGCCGAGCGCCGAGCGCTTTTGGACCGTGAGTGCGAGGCGATCGGCCGCGACCCCGCATCACTGAGGCTGTCGATCACCACTCTGCTCGCACCGACCGACTCCGCCGCGGAACAGGACGAACTACGGGCCCGGTTCAAGTCGATCCCGGACACCGGGCTCATCACCGGAACACCGCAGGCCTGCATCGAACGGATCCGCGCGTACCAGGACGCGGGCATCGACCACTTCCTGTTCACCATCCCCGACGTCGCGGACTCCACCTACCTCGACACCGTCGGGGAACAGATCCTGCCCCACATCAAGCCCGCACGGCACACGCAACCCGCCTGA
- a CDS encoding NAD-dependent succinate-semialdehyde dehydrogenase encodes MAVRQINSVNPATGDVVARFDPHSPAGIDAALEHASVAAGQWRSMPVPARAEHLKRAAALLRAERDRLAALITEEMGKPIAEAEAEIDKSAWCCEYYATKGPEQLLHQPVATGAARSHIAFDPLGLVLAVMPWNYPLWQVFRFAPPALLSGNGIVLKHASNVPRCALAIADIWNRAGCPSELFTTLLVGPDAVPDLIADPRIHALTLTGSTEVGSTVAAMAARHLKPQVLELGGSDPFIVLADADIPAAAAAAVSARMLNTGQSCISAKRFIVEEAVAEEFTDAFAAGVAALTVGDPFRRDVRIGPLARSSLRDDLVDQVQRSTAAGARIVTGGTVLDGPGYFYVPAVLDQVTPTMAVAAEETFGPVAAVVSAKDCTQAVEIANTTEFGLGAALWTTDLERADRLIPGIEAGAVFVNGIVASDPRLPFGGIKRSGYGRELGVFGLRQFTNVKSVWIGPARNEQPYPLSE; translated from the coding sequence ATGGCCGTCCGCCAGATCAACTCCGTCAACCCGGCCACCGGGGACGTCGTCGCCCGGTTCGACCCACACTCACCGGCAGGCATCGACGCGGCACTTGAGCATGCATCCGTCGCGGCCGGGCAGTGGCGGTCGATGCCGGTGCCGGCGCGCGCCGAACACCTCAAGCGGGCCGCCGCACTGCTGCGCGCCGAACGGGACCGGCTCGCCGCGCTCATCACCGAGGAGATGGGCAAGCCCATCGCCGAAGCGGAAGCCGAGATCGACAAGTCCGCATGGTGCTGCGAGTACTACGCCACCAAGGGCCCGGAACAGCTGCTCCACCAGCCCGTGGCGACCGGGGCCGCCCGCAGCCACATCGCGTTCGATCCGCTGGGCCTTGTCCTCGCGGTCATGCCCTGGAACTACCCGCTCTGGCAGGTGTTCCGCTTCGCGCCGCCCGCACTGCTGTCAGGCAACGGGATCGTGCTCAAGCACGCCTCGAACGTCCCGCGCTGCGCCCTGGCGATCGCGGACATCTGGAACCGGGCCGGCTGCCCGTCCGAGCTGTTCACCACACTGCTCGTCGGCCCTGACGCGGTACCGGACCTCATCGCCGACCCACGCATCCACGCCCTGACCCTCACAGGCTCGACCGAAGTGGGCTCCACCGTCGCCGCGATGGCCGCCCGACACCTCAAGCCTCAGGTCCTCGAACTCGGTGGCTCCGACCCCTTCATCGTCCTCGCGGACGCGGACATCCCGGCCGCCGCGGCGGCAGCGGTCAGCGCGCGCATGCTCAACACCGGGCAGAGCTGCATCTCCGCCAAGAGGTTCATCGTCGAGGAAGCAGTCGCCGAGGAGTTCACCGACGCCTTCGCTGCCGGTGTCGCCGCACTGACCGTGGGCGACCCCTTCCGCCGCGACGTGCGGATCGGCCCCCTCGCCCGGTCCAGCCTCCGCGACGACCTCGTCGACCAGGTCCAGCGCAGTACTGCAGCGGGCGCCCGTATCGTCACCGGCGGCACGGTCCTCGACGGCCCTGGCTACTTCTACGTGCCCGCTGTCCTGGACCAGGTCACCCCCACGATGGCCGTCGCGGCGGAGGAGACGTTCGGACCGGTGGCAGCCGTCGTCTCCGCGAAGGACTGCACGCAGGCCGTCGAGATCGCCAACACCACCGAATTCGGGCTCGGCGCCGCGCTCTGGACAACCGACCTCGAACGCGCCGACCGCTTGATCCCCGGCATCGAGGCCGGCGCGGTGTTCGTCAACGGGATCGTCGCCTCCGACCCCCGCCTGCCGTTCGGCGGCATCAAGCGCAGCGGCTACGGGCGCGAGCTGGGCGTCTTCGGACTCCGCCAATTCACCAACGTCAAGAGCGTGTGGATCGGACCCGCACGCAACGAGCAGCCCTACCCCCTCAGCGAATGA
- a CDS encoding transglutaminase-like domain-containing protein, translating to MTSETTTADKAYLQPTAYIDSDHPIVLTTARELTDGATTETERLGRIYHYVRDMPYDILASFRYLAHGESAASDVLAHGIGFCMGKASSFVALSRAAGIPARIAFQALDAPKMEFLSPEVRTLWGGPVGRPLPWHSLGEAFLDGRWIKLDATIDAPTATRLGKPYTVTYDGRTDIPTVEGPVLRDNGSYADYPAAVAQWYEQVAHEVLEALDSEAAHARVAGDDVLWSGPDPELVRRSSVA from the coding sequence GTGACCTCCGAGACCACCACTGCCGACAAGGCGTACCTCCAGCCGACCGCCTACATCGACTCCGACCACCCGATCGTCCTCACCACCGCACGCGAGCTGACCGACGGCGCCACCACCGAAACCGAACGGCTGGGCCGCATCTACCACTACGTCCGAGACATGCCCTACGACATCCTCGCCTCCTTCCGCTACCTCGCCCATGGCGAATCGGCGGCCAGCGACGTCCTCGCCCACGGCATCGGGTTCTGCATGGGCAAAGCCAGCTCCTTCGTCGCTCTGTCCAGGGCCGCCGGAATCCCCGCCCGCATCGCGTTCCAGGCACTCGACGCCCCGAAGATGGAATTCCTCTCGCCGGAGGTCCGCACCCTGTGGGGTGGACCGGTCGGACGCCCACTGCCCTGGCACTCGCTCGGCGAAGCCTTCCTCGACGGCCGGTGGATCAAGCTGGACGCGACCATCGACGCTCCCACCGCGACCCGCCTGGGCAAGCCCTACACCGTGACCTACGACGGCCGCACGGACATCCCGACCGTCGAGGGGCCCGTACTGCGGGATAACGGCAGCTACGCCGACTACCCCGCCGCAGTGGCCCAGTGGTACGAGCAGGTCGCCCACGAAGTCCTCGAAGCACTGGACTCGGAAGCCGCTCATGCGCGGGTCGCAGGCGACGACGTCCTGTGGAGCGGCCCCGACCCGGAACTGGTCCGCCGCAGTTCCGTCGCCTGA
- a CDS encoding reverse transcriptase domain-containing protein: MLNNDAPPISWPGSMAAERRVLDHQLKLHRWARNEPDRRFSDVFNLICDRATLLVAWERVSGNQGARTAGVDGVTRYHIEERLGVIPLLEELRSSLRDGSFTALPVKQAVIPKKNGRVRYLGIPTLRDRVAQMALKLILEPIFEVDFYPSSYGYRPGRRAQDAIAEIHHCTSRPSHYEWVIEGDIKACFDNVDHHVLMGLVAERIKDRKALRLVTSFLRAGVVELHGGLAETLTGTPQGGVVSPLLANIYLTVLDRHFARIWDTEMTPAWREAARCPGTCLCRCRARSPCPGWSCW, encoded by the coding sequence TTGTTGAACAACGACGCGCCGCCGATATCGTGGCCGGGCAGTATGGCGGCCGAACGGCGGGTACTCGATCATCAGCTCAAGCTGCACCGATGGGCAAGAAATGAACCGGATCGCCGGTTCAGCGATGTATTCAACTTGATTTGTGACCGGGCCACGTTGTTGGTGGCCTGGGAACGGGTGTCCGGCAACCAGGGTGCCAGAACAGCGGGCGTGGACGGGGTCACCCGGTACCACATTGAGGAACGCCTGGGAGTGATTCCGCTCCTGGAGGAGCTTCGCTCTTCACTCAGGGACGGGTCCTTCACGGCGTTACCGGTCAAGCAAGCGGTGATCCCCAAGAAGAACGGAAGGGTTCGTTACTTGGGCATCCCGACTCTGCGTGACCGGGTTGCGCAGATGGCCCTCAAGCTGATCCTGGAGCCGATCTTCGAGGTCGATTTCTACCCGTCCAGCTACGGGTATCGGCCGGGACGTCGGGCCCAGGATGCCATCGCCGAAATCCACCACTGCACCAGCAGGCCGTCGCACTACGAGTGGGTCATCGAGGGCGACATCAAGGCTTGCTTCGACAATGTCGACCACCACGTCCTCATGGGCCTGGTGGCCGAGCGCATCAAGGACCGCAAGGCCTTACGGCTGGTCACCTCATTTCTGCGGGCCGGGGTTGTCGAGTTGCATGGTGGCCTTGCGGAGACCCTCACCGGTACTCCGCAAGGAGGAGTCGTCTCCCCGCTGTTGGCCAACATCTATCTCACTGTCCTGGACAGGCACTTCGCGCGGATCTGGGACACCGAGATGACCCCGGCATGGCGGGAAGCGGCTCGCTGTCCCGGAACCTGCCTTTGCCGTTGCCGCGCAAGGTCTCCTTGTCCTGGGTGGTCGTGCTGGTGA
- the npdG gene encoding NADPH-dependent F420 reductase: MTGTQLDLPTDASTGHDSTVAIVGGTGALGLGLATRWAHSGINVRIGSRRADAAKTCADGLPEAVGGDNTAMIEGAAVVVVTVPFSAHVETMRSIAKVIQPGQLLIDTTAPLMPVGPRGLRPIVPWAGSAAEQAQALLPDDIGMVSALQTVSAATLQDAERRLDEDVLICGDHRADKAVAAALINRIPGLRAVDCGPLDMSGVCEQITALLIGVNRRYKTHAGIRLAGLPATAAPSGPGLPV; the protein is encoded by the coding sequence ATGACAGGCACTCAACTGGACCTGCCCACCGACGCGAGTACAGGCCACGACAGCACCGTCGCCATCGTCGGCGGCACGGGCGCCCTCGGTCTCGGACTCGCCACCCGGTGGGCCCACTCGGGCATCAACGTCCGCATCGGGTCCCGGCGCGCAGACGCGGCGAAGACCTGCGCGGACGGACTCCCCGAAGCAGTCGGCGGAGACAACACCGCAATGATCGAAGGCGCCGCGGTGGTGGTCGTCACCGTGCCCTTCAGCGCTCACGTCGAAACGATGCGCTCCATCGCGAAAGTCATCCAGCCGGGACAACTGCTCATCGACACCACAGCCCCCCTCATGCCCGTCGGCCCCCGGGGCCTGCGCCCGATCGTCCCCTGGGCGGGTTCGGCCGCCGAGCAGGCCCAGGCCCTGCTGCCCGACGACATAGGAATGGTCTCGGCCCTCCAGACGGTCAGCGCCGCCACACTGCAGGACGCCGAACGCCGACTCGACGAGGACGTACTGATCTGCGGCGACCACAGGGCCGACAAAGCCGTGGCCGCGGCCCTCATCAACCGCATCCCCGGTCTGCGCGCCGTCGACTGCGGCCCGTTGGACATGAGCGGTGTCTGCGAGCAGATCACCGCCCTGCTGATCGGGGTCAACAGGCGCTACAAGACCCACGCCGGCATCCGGCTGGCCGGGCTCCCCGCAACTGCCGCCCCCTCAGGACCTGGCCTCCCGGTGTGA